TGCTTTTCCAGAAATTTCACTTAATGCTTTTTTAAGTTTAGGTTCATCAAACAATTTACTTTTTGCACCTTTTGTGGCATCAACCAAGATATACTCCCGAACACTATCTTTTAAAACATTAGAATACCAAAATGAATTTCCATCTGGTTGCCAACGGGCATTTATACTTGTTTTAAAAACTTTATTTTTAACGGCATCATCTAATTTTAATGCCTGTTTATATCGTTCTAAAATTTCACTTTTGGAAGGTTGATAGGGAACTGTTTCTTTATTTTGTGCATAAAAATTACAACTAAGAAACAATGTCAAAAAGGTAGCAATGTGTAAATTATTTTTCATACTTATCTGGAAAAGGGAACCTTCATTTATATTAATATTATAAGTAACCTGCAATAAATCTGACTACAACACCTGAAATCCATGAGCGTATGGATCATCTTCCTCATCAATTATTATTGTGTTATAACCATACACTTTTGCCCATCCTTGAATACTCGGTACAATTGCTTTAATATCACCGATTGATGTTTCTTCTTCAATTCGTCCAACGAACTTACTTCCGATATAACTTTCATGGATGAATTCTTCTCCCATTTTAAGCAATCCTTTTGCATGTAATTGTGCTATTCTTGCCGAAGTTCCTGTACCACAAGGAGATCTATCGATTGCTTTATCTCCATAAAAAACGGCATTTCTACCTGATGACGTTGGATCAATTGGAGAACCAGTCCATAACATATGACTTACATCACGAATCGTATCGTTTTCCGGATGAATGAACAAATCAGGATACTTTTCGTTTATACTTTTTCTAACTACCTGACTGTACTGAACAATTTTACTTGCGGTAAAATCCTGAACTCCTGAGAAATTCTTCTGTGGATCTACAATTGCATAATAGTTTCCTCCGTAGGCAACATCAAAAACTATTTCACCTAATTCTGGACAATCAATCGTTAAATTCTCAGCGGCTAAATACGATTTTACGTTGGTTAATTTAACCCACTCTACTTTTTTATTAACCTGCTTGTATTCAATTTTTACGAGTCCTGCAGGAGCTTCCATGTTTATTCTTCCGGCAACTTTTGGAGTAATTAATCCTTCTTCTATTGCAATGGTGATCGTACCAATAGTTCCGTGACCACACATTGGCAAACAGCCTGATGTTTCGATAAATAAAATACCAAAATCATTTTCAGGATTACTTGGCGGAAATAAAATACTTCCGCTCATCATATCATGTCCGCGAGGTTCAAACATCAATCCTTTGCGAATCCAATCGTATTCGTTTAAGAAATGTTGTCTTTTTTCGCTCATGTTTGCTCCAATCAAATTTGGACCACCACCAGCTACAACTCTAACAGGATTTCCGCAAGTATGTGCATCTACGCAAAAAAAAGTTTTTCTAGCCATTATGAAATTGCGGAATTAGTTTTACTATTATTTACTAATCGAGAAATTCCGAGAGGATTTTCATCTTGAAGCGCTTCAGGCAACTGAGCATTAGGCCAGTTTTGATAACTAAAAGGTCTAACCCAACGTTTGATAGCATCAATTCCTACTGCCGTAAATCGTGAGTCGGAAGAAGATGGATACGGTCCGCCGTGTACCATTGCAGGGCAAACTTCAACACCAGTAGGCATTCCGTTAAAAATAATTCTTCCAACTCGATTTCCTAAAGCATCAACTACCTCTCCAAAATTTCCTAATTCGTTGTCTTCTGCTAATAATGTCCCTGTTAACTGCCCTTCTAATTCATTAATAATAGCAACTAACTCGGTTTCATTTTCACATTGAACAACAATTGAAAAAGGTCCAAAAACCTCTTTGTGCAAAACAGTATTTTTCAAAAATTCTTTTCCAGATACTGCTAATATTTTTTGCGAAGCGAAATTAGGCTTATCATTTCCATCATAAACAGCAACTACTTCTACTCCATTTTGAGAACTCAATGCCTCATTATTTGTCACATAATTTTTATGAATGGATGGATTCAACATACAAATTGGATCAATTTTTAAAATCTCACTGGCCAATTGATCCGTAAATGTATTCAAATCATCATTCTTAACTCCAAGTATCAATCCAGGATTCGTACAAAACTGACCTGCACCAAGCGTTACAGAACCAGCACAGGCACTCGCCCACTTGCTTGAATTTTGTTTTAATGCTTCCGGTAAAATCACAACAGGATTTATACTTCCCATTTCGGCAAAAACCGGAATTGGTTCAGGACGTTGTGCGGCTAAGTCATACAATGCACGACCTCCTTTTATACTTCCAGTAAATCCTACTGCTTTTACCAAAGGATCTTGAACTAATTGCACTCCTACTTCAATACCACTACTATTCAAATTAGAAAAAACTCCTTCTGGCATATTGGTTTTTTGAGCTGCTTTTATAACTGCCGAAGCAACCATTTCGCTAGTACCAGCATGCATTGGGTGACTTTTTACAATAACCGGACATCCCGAAGCTAATGCAGAAGCCGTATCACCACCTGCTGTAGAATAAGCAAAAGGGAAATTACTGGAACCAAAAACAACAACAGTTCCTAATGGTCGCATCATTTTACGAATATCAACTTTAGGCAATGGTTGTCTGTCTGGAATTGCGGTATCAATTGTAGCTTCTACCCAAGAGCCATCTGCAACTAAATCTGCAAAAGCATTAAGTTGACCAATAGTTCTACCTCTTTCTCCTTCGGCTCTTCCTCTTGGCAAACCCGATTCCTGACAATATACCTCCAACAAGCTATCGCCCAAAGCCAATATTTCATCAGCAATTGTTCTTAAAAACTGTGCTTTTTCTTTACCTGTACATTTCTGAAAAGATAAAAATGCTTTATTAGCTATAGCTGTCGCCAATTTAATCTCATCAGCAGTCGCCTCAGTAATTTGCCAAGGATTTTCGACATTGAGTTGCGGATTAAAAGTTTTGAATATTTTATCTCCACTTGCCAACAACTGACTTCCTATATAATTTTTTCCAGTAATCATTTTTCTTCTTTATTGTTTGATTGGGTAATTTATAAGATTGAAAATTAATTTCAAAATCGTAATCTAAAATTTATAGACTTTTATAGTCTGGAAGTGTTGGTCTAGTTTTTAATGAACTATTAATGATATCCAAAACTCTTTCTCTTTCTGCTCCCATCAATGGAATTCTAGGTGCACGTACGTATTCACTTCCTAATCCTGCTCCAACTTCAGCTAACTTAATGTTTTGAACTAATTGAGCATTAATATCCAATTCTAATAAAGGTAAAAACCAACGGTAGATAGTTAATGCTTCTTGAATTCTTCCTGCTTTAGCTAATTTATAGATAGCAACAGTTTCTGCTGGAAAAGCATCTACTAATCCACCAACCCATCCATCAGCACCCATCAAAAGACTTTCTAATCCTAAAGTATCAACTCCGGTCATAACTTTCAATCTGCTACCAAATCTATTAATGATTCTGGTTACATTAGAAATATCTCTTGTTGACTCTTTTACCGCTTGAATATTATCTAATTTTAAAAGTTCTTCAAACATATCCAAAGTAACTTCGATTTTATAATCCACTGGGTTATTATAAATCATGATTGGCAAAGAAGTACTTTTAGCAACTTCAGTAAAATACTGAACAGTTTCATAATCTGTTGCTTTATAACGCATTGGAGGTAACATCATTAGACCTTTTGCACCATTAAGTTCTGCCACCTTAGCAGCCTCAATAGCACCACGAGTTGTTTGTTCAGCAATGTTCATGATAACAGGAACTTTTCCGTCAACAATACGTACTGTTTCTAAAATCAGCTCTTGCTTTTCTTCTTCTAAAAGTGTACTTGCTTCCCCTAAGGTACCACCAAGTATAACTCCTTCTATACCAGCATCTAATTGAGCATCTAGATTTTTCTCAAACATTTTAAAATCTAATTTATCATCAGCTGTAAAATTTGTGGTAACAGCTGGCATTACCCCTTTCCATTGAATATTCATAATGATATTTTTTTTTATTTATTTAATAGTTCAAAGATATTAAGTCAACCAAAAAAAAATAATAACGGTTGTTATCTAAAACTAATACAATATTATCTCATTTGAAGCATTATGTCAAAAAGTAGATTAATTTTAATCCATCATTTATTTAATTTTATATCTTTCCAAAAAATTCAAAACAAATACCATGAAAGTTTTTCCATTTAAAATACCAAAGTCAAGTGAAGAAGCATTTATTTATCAGGAAGACCGTGAATATATTTTTTATGATAAATACCATCAACATGAGGAAATTCAGATTAGTTATATAAAAAAAGGAGAAGGTACTGTTTTAGTCGGTGATATGATTTCGGAATATAAAGAAGGAGATATACTTATAGTAGGAAGCAATTTGCCGCACGTTTTTAAAAGTGATATATCCGAAAGCAAAAAGAAATCTGTAATGCTTACCATTTTTTTTACAAAAAATTCATTTGGAAAAAACTTTTTCAACTTACCTGAATTGCACAGTATAGAGCCTTTTTTTGAAGCAATTAAAAATGGAATACGAATAAGAAATGCAAAGCCTTCCATAATAAAGAAGTTCGAAAAATTTAAAGACGCCGATAAATATGACCGCTTTATACTTTTCTTATACCTACTAAAAGCTTTTTGTCACGCAGAAAAAACACCTCTGTCTAATTATGTCTTTAATAAACCTTTTACAGATGCAGAAGGAAAAAGAATGCAAATGGTTTTTGATTTTGTGATGAATAACTACCAAAAAAATGTCACCTTAGATGAAGTTGCTCAAATTGCAACTATGACCAAAAATGCTTTTTGCAAATATTTTAAAACACGTACTAACAAAACTTTCTTTCAATTTTTAATCGAAATAAGAATTGAGCATGCCGCAAAACTACTTGTAAAAAACAAAGAACTATCTGTTATTGAAATATCCGAAATGAGCGGATTTAATAACATTTCCAATTTCAATAGAAAATTCAAGGAAATAAAAAAGAAAACACCATTTGAATTTAAAAACTCACTTTCTGATTCCTAAAAAACTAATAAATTCTAAAAAGTAAAATATATTTTTATGCAAATTTTAGCTGGTAAAACTGTCTTGCAA
The Flavobacterium sp. 5 DNA segment above includes these coding regions:
- a CDS encoding aldehyde dehydrogenase (NADP(+)) codes for the protein MITGKNYIGSQLLASGDKIFKTFNPQLNVENPWQITEATADEIKLATAIANKAFLSFQKCTGKEKAQFLRTIADEILALGDSLLEVYCQESGLPRGRAEGERGRTIGQLNAFADLVADGSWVEATIDTAIPDRQPLPKVDIRKMMRPLGTVVVFGSSNFPFAYSTAGGDTASALASGCPVIVKSHPMHAGTSEMVASAVIKAAQKTNMPEGVFSNLNSSGIEVGVQLVQDPLVKAVGFTGSIKGGRALYDLAAQRPEPIPVFAEMGSINPVVILPEALKQNSSKWASACAGSVTLGAGQFCTNPGLILGVKNDDLNTFTDQLASEILKIDPICMLNPSIHKNYVTNNEALSSQNGVEVVAVYDGNDKPNFASQKILAVSGKEFLKNTVLHKEVFGPFSIVVQCENETELVAIINELEGQLTGTLLAEDNELGNFGEVVDALGNRVGRIIFNGMPTGVEVCPAMVHGGPYPSSSDSRFTAVGIDAIKRWVRPFSYQNWPNAQLPEALQDENPLGISRLVNNSKTNSAIS
- a CDS encoding AraC family transcriptional regulator; amino-acid sequence: MKVFPFKIPKSSEEAFIYQEDREYIFYDKYHQHEEIQISYIKKGEGTVLVGDMISEYKEGDILIVGSNLPHVFKSDISESKKKSVMLTIFFTKNSFGKNFFNLPELHSIEPFFEAIKNGIRIRNAKPSIIKKFEKFKDADKYDRFILFLYLLKAFCHAEKTPLSNYVFNKPFTDAEGKRMQMVFDFVMNNYQKNVTLDEVAQIATMTKNAFCKYFKTRTNKTFFQFLIEIRIEHAAKLLVKNKELSVIEISEMSGFNNISNFNRKFKEIKKKTPFEFKNSLSDS
- a CDS encoding dihydrodipicolinate synthase family protein; amino-acid sequence: MNIQWKGVMPAVTTNFTADDKLDFKMFEKNLDAQLDAGIEGVILGGTLGEASTLLEEEKQELILETVRIVDGKVPVIMNIAEQTTRGAIEAAKVAELNGAKGLMMLPPMRYKATDYETVQYFTEVAKSTSLPIMIYNNPVDYKIEVTLDMFEELLKLDNIQAVKESTRDISNVTRIINRFGSRLKVMTGVDTLGLESLLMGADGWVGGLVDAFPAETVAIYKLAKAGRIQEALTIYRWFLPLLELDINAQLVQNIKLAEVGAGLGSEYVRAPRIPLMGAERERVLDIINSSLKTRPTLPDYKSL
- a CDS encoding 4-hydroxyproline epimerase, translating into MARKTFFCVDAHTCGNPVRVVAGGGPNLIGANMSEKRQHFLNEYDWIRKGLMFEPRGHDMMSGSILFPPSNPENDFGILFIETSGCLPMCGHGTIGTITIAIEEGLITPKVAGRINMEAPAGLVKIEYKQVNKKVEWVKLTNVKSYLAAENLTIDCPELGEIVFDVAYGGNYYAIVDPQKNFSGVQDFTASKIVQYSQVVRKSINEKYPDLFIHPENDTIRDVSHMLWTGSPIDPTSSGRNAVFYGDKAIDRSPCGTGTSARIAQLHAKGLLKMGEEFIHESYIGSKFVGRIEEETSIGDIKAIVPSIQGWAKVYGYNTIIIDEEDDPYAHGFQVL